A genomic segment from Luteibacter aegosomatis encodes:
- a CDS encoding SIR2 family protein → MDAFSTDVELFIRDYVRQLADGTAAVFAGAGMSRSAGYVDWKGLLRNIAKELGLDLRLENDLIAMAQFHVNKNMGHDALAKEILEQFSELAEETPTHEILARLPITTWWTTNYDKLVEQSLTKAYRVPDVKDAPSQLRDTKPRRSAVVYKMHGDVDRPSDAILYKAQYERYYKTHDGFITALSGDLTTKTFIFIGFSFTDPNLDYVLSRLPHETKRQHYCFVKRPDRADFADDAAFDYAVRREAMRTGDLKRYGIKALEIDSFDEIPVIFQEVDRQYRMRTVFISGSAEEYGDWSRKEASDFLHNLSSALVRKGFRVVTGFGWGVGSAVINGALQAIYDKPEKFSEDQLVMRPFPQEDSGGVDRKKLWQAYRERMIALAGVALFVFGNKVEDDKLVEANGVRTEFDIARALGLVTLPLASTGFMAETLAGELVSDHTQPAEVRNVVGELKKAGRNGNDLIRIITGHMESLLK, encoded by the coding sequence ATGGATGCGTTCAGCACTGATGTTGAGTTGTTCATCCGGGACTACGTCCGCCAGCTGGCCGATGGCACCGCTGCGGTCTTTGCAGGGGCGGGCATGTCTCGTAGCGCGGGCTACGTCGACTGGAAGGGGCTGCTCCGCAACATCGCAAAAGAACTTGGTCTTGACCTGAGGCTCGAAAACGACCTCATCGCCATGGCGCAGTTCCATGTCAACAAGAACATGGGACACGACGCGCTCGCCAAGGAAATCCTCGAGCAGTTCTCCGAGCTCGCCGAGGAAACGCCGACGCACGAAATCCTCGCCCGCCTGCCCATTACCACTTGGTGGACGACCAACTACGACAAGCTCGTCGAGCAGTCGCTCACGAAAGCCTACCGCGTGCCGGACGTCAAGGACGCGCCGTCTCAGCTTCGGGACACCAAGCCTCGTCGTTCGGCGGTCGTCTACAAGATGCACGGCGATGTCGACCGCCCGTCCGATGCCATCCTCTACAAGGCACAGTACGAGCGCTATTACAAGACGCACGACGGCTTCATCACCGCGCTCAGTGGTGACCTGACCACGAAGACCTTCATCTTCATCGGCTTCAGTTTCACCGACCCGAACCTCGACTACGTCCTCTCCCGCCTGCCGCACGAAACCAAACGTCAACACTACTGCTTCGTCAAGAGGCCTGACCGTGCTGATTTTGCTGATGACGCCGCGTTCGACTATGCGGTCCGCCGTGAGGCCATGCGGACAGGCGACCTCAAGCGATACGGCATCAAGGCGCTGGAAATCGATTCATTCGATGAAATCCCAGTCATCTTCCAGGAAGTCGACCGACAGTACCGCATGCGCACGGTGTTCATCTCGGGCTCTGCTGAAGAGTATGGCGACTGGTCGCGCAAAGAAGCCTCTGACTTCCTTCACAACCTCTCGTCGGCCCTGGTCAGGAAGGGATTCCGGGTCGTCACGGGCTTCGGTTGGGGCGTGGGCAGCGCTGTCATCAATGGCGCGCTCCAGGCCATCTACGACAAGCCCGAGAAATTCAGCGAAGATCAGCTCGTCATGCGCCCGTTTCCGCAGGAAGACAGTGGCGGTGTGGACCGTAAAAAGCTCTGGCAGGCGTACCGTGAGCGCATGATTGCGCTCGCTGGCGTTGCACTCTTCGTCTTCGGCAACAAGGTCGAGGACGACAAGCTGGTTGAAGCCAATGGCGTGCGCACCGAGTTTGATATCGCAAGGGCCCTCGGATTGGTCACGCTGCCCCTCGCGTCGACAGGGTTCATGGCCGAAACACTGGCAGGCGAGCTCGTCTCCGACCACACGCAGCCCGCCGAAGTGCGCAACGTCGTCGGCGAGCTAAAAAAAGCGGGCCGCAATGGCAATGACCTCATCCGCATCATCACGGGCCATATGGAGAGCCTACTCAAGTGA
- a CDS encoding TIR domain-containing protein, whose product MSTYDVFYSFHFQPDVFRVQQIRNMGVITGDEPVKANEWETIKATPSGVEKWIDANMKGKDAVVVLIGAETASRPWVKYEIKRAWETGKAVLGIYIHNLKNIDGKTTNVGNNPFSAFTFKLADGTVVVPHVFDPKASDAYNDIEANIQDWIAKARRQRGLKA is encoded by the coding sequence GTGAGCACGTACGACGTTTTTTACAGCTTCCATTTCCAGCCGGACGTGTTCCGGGTACAGCAAATCCGTAACATGGGCGTCATTACCGGCGACGAGCCGGTCAAGGCCAATGAGTGGGAAACGATCAAGGCAACCCCGTCAGGCGTGGAGAAATGGATTGACGCCAATATGAAGGGCAAGGATGCCGTCGTTGTCCTCATCGGGGCGGAGACTGCCAGCCGGCCCTGGGTCAAGTACGAAATCAAACGGGCGTGGGAGACGGGGAAAGCAGTCCTCGGCATCTATATTCACAACCTCAAGAACATCGATGGCAAGACGACCAACGTCGGCAACAACCCGTTCTCCGCCTTCACGTTCAAGCTTGCAGACGGCACGGTGGTGGTCCCCCACGTTTTCGACCCAAAGGCGTCGGACGCCTACAACGACATCGAAGCCAACATCCAGGACTGGATTGCAAAGGCTCGTCGCCAGCGCGGCCTCAAGGCCTGA
- a CDS encoding toll/interleukin-1 receptor domain-containing protein yields MTSYFTTAEARAARQRRFGQRPSMEVLNESASAKSATGFDVFLSHSSKDADLVLGTMALLEDQGLKVYVDWVIDPQLDRSRVSPETARLLRERMGQCSSLVYMATSSAVMSKWMPWELGYFDGRKGEDKIAILPILERQHDGFAGQEYIGLYSVLRKHTMTDGIERVLVEDVGNRWKFAFALPLNDGWRRYGA; encoded by the coding sequence ATGACGTCATACTTCACGACGGCCGAGGCGCGCGCTGCGCGCCAACGTCGCTTCGGACAACGCCCGAGCATGGAAGTCTTAAACGAATCCGCATCGGCCAAATCGGCCACGGGATTCGACGTTTTTCTCTCCCATTCAAGCAAGGATGCCGACCTCGTGCTCGGCACGATGGCCCTGCTCGAAGATCAGGGATTGAAGGTCTACGTTGATTGGGTCATCGATCCGCAGCTCGACCGCAGCCGTGTCTCGCCCGAGACCGCACGCCTTTTGCGTGAGCGAATGGGGCAGTGCAGTTCCCTAGTCTATATGGCAACGTCAAGCGCCGTGATGTCGAAGTGGATGCCGTGGGAGCTGGGCTACTTCGACGGTCGAAAAGGGGAAGACAAGATTGCCATCCTTCCCATTCTCGAGCGCCAGCACGATGGCTTCGCAGGTCAGGAATACATTGGCCTCTATTCCGTTCTGCGCAAGCACACCATGACCGACGGTATCGAAAGGGTCCTCGTCGAGGATGTCGGCAACCGCTGGAAGTTTGCCTTCGCGCTCCCGCTGAACGACGGGTGGCGGCGGTACGGCGCCTGA
- a CDS encoding RHS repeat-associated core domain-containing protein yields MMTCVARRAGLAVASLLCISRVLAAETVTYYYTDPQGTVLATADSAGNIISTIDYRPYGSQVLGTLAEGPGYTGHVNDTDTGLVYMQQRYYDPGIGRFLSVDPLRAMLRAPSHTNRYGYANDNPYRFIDPDGRATVAIGGTFNASALAGGTVSGQLTFSATSWNPSTWRLGGYGSTGGLASTDVGVGGGIAISYSDADSAEEMASASSNASAGGGINVLGASLGYEQSLCTDCTAVRTLTLGTKIAVAPVEIHTSVTQSAGVTWLGSKPIQPTVTVGPATTAPPPPPPPVEQSKDSNRMQQDLN; encoded by the coding sequence ATGATGACCTGTGTCGCGCGTAGGGCAGGGTTGGCTGTAGCTTCACTGCTTTGTATAAGCCGCGTACTCGCGGCCGAGACCGTTACTTACTATTACACCGATCCCCAAGGTACCGTTCTAGCAACGGCGGACTCGGCTGGCAATATCATAAGCACCATCGATTACCGGCCCTACGGTAGTCAAGTACTCGGCACACTGGCCGAAGGGCCCGGCTACACAGGACATGTCAACGACACCGACACCGGGTTGGTGTATATGCAGCAACGATATTACGACCCTGGCATAGGCCGGTTTTTGAGTGTCGATCCTTTGCGAGCCATGCTTCGGGCGCCAAGTCACACCAATCGGTATGGTTATGCCAACGATAACCCTTATCGATTCATCGACCCGGACGGACGCGCAACCGTCGCGATAGGTGGGACTTTTAATGCATCCGCTTTGGCCGGCGGTACGGTCTCAGGCCAGCTTACCTTCAGTGCAACGTCTTGGAATCCAAGTACGTGGCGTTTAGGTGGCTACGGGTCGACGGGAGGACTGGCAAGCACCGATGTCGGGGTAGGTGGAGGAATTGCCATAAGCTATTCCGACGCGGATTCCGCAGAAGAGATGGCCTCGGCCAGCAGCAATGCTTCGGCGGGTGGGGGCATTAATGTATTGGGCGCTTCGTTGGGCTATGAGCAGAGCCTTTGCACGGATTGCACGGCAGTTAGAACGTTAACCCTTGGCACAAAAATCGCTGTTGCACCCGTTGAAATCCATACCTCTGTCACCCAGTCCGCAGGCGTGACGTGGTTGGGATCGAAGCCGATCCAACCGACGGTTACCGTCGGCCCTGCTACCACGGCACCACCGCCTCCGCCTCCGCCCGTTGAGCAGTCGAAGGATTCGAATCGCATGCAGCAGGACTTGAACTGA
- a CDS encoding helix-turn-helix domain-containing protein yields MSEEFYTVAQAAERLTLHPKTVLRLIREGRLKGARIGKSYRIPRSHLDTFAGAGQAPQQPITARVSCVVDVPDVSPELSHRLTVTIQAMLLSHERSPDRIQFNSVYDAELQHLKLIVIGSVSDTSELLRSLDRQLEAVR; encoded by the coding sequence ATGTCTGAAGAGTTTTACACGGTAGCTCAGGCGGCGGAACGTTTGACGCTGCACCCGAAAACCGTGCTTCGGCTTATCCGCGAAGGACGGCTGAAAGGGGCGAGGATCGGTAAATCCTATCGAATTCCACGATCCCACCTGGATACGTTCGCCGGCGCGGGGCAGGCTCCGCAGCAGCCGATCACGGCGCGAGTATCCTGTGTTGTTGATGTGCCGGATGTCTCCCCCGAGCTGTCGCATCGCCTGACGGTAACCATTCAGGCGATGCTGCTTTCTCACGAACGCAGCCCCGACCGCATTCAGTTCAACTCCGTCTATGACGCGGAGTTGCAGCATTTGAAGCTGATCGTGATCGGCTCCGTATCCGATACCTCCGAACTCTTGAGAAGCCTCGACAGGCAATTGGAGGCGGTCAGGTGA
- a CDS encoding alpha/beta fold hydrolase — protein sequence MTTAVSNTSKLDATLLDQYRTVLGQWPVPCDDLWVDTREGTTFVVACGPKDAPPLVLLHGALTNSAIWMFDAELWSQSFRVYAVDVIGEPGLSTAKELPMEGGRYAAWLDDVLAGLDLTSVAFVGTSFGGWLALDYAVRQPHRVDRLALLCPAGIGSQKSFFLKALPLLLLGPWGKAKVRAMVMGPYPKTIADRARPLMDLLSSIHSKVRPRSMRIPLVSDAGLRSLKIPVLIVIGGRDALINSNETRRRVESIMPDAQLHYLEQAFHYLPNQRETIFNFLRDKQVGRIP from the coding sequence GTGACGACGGCCGTATCGAATACGTCGAAGCTCGACGCCACGCTCCTTGATCAGTATCGGACCGTTCTTGGCCAATGGCCCGTTCCTTGCGATGACCTGTGGGTCGATACACGAGAGGGCACGACTTTTGTCGTCGCCTGTGGTCCCAAGGATGCGCCTCCGCTCGTCCTCTTGCATGGAGCGCTGACCAATTCGGCAATCTGGATGTTCGACGCCGAACTCTGGTCGCAGTCGTTTCGTGTCTATGCCGTCGACGTGATCGGGGAGCCGGGACTAAGTACAGCTAAAGAGCTTCCCATGGAAGGCGGTAGGTACGCGGCATGGCTCGACGACGTGCTCGCCGGGCTGGATCTGACAAGCGTCGCCTTCGTCGGCACGTCTTTCGGAGGATGGCTTGCCCTGGATTACGCCGTACGCCAGCCGCATCGTGTCGATCGTCTCGCGTTGCTTTGTCCGGCAGGAATCGGGAGTCAGAAGTCGTTCTTCCTAAAGGCCTTGCCGCTTCTGCTGCTCGGACCTTGGGGGAAAGCCAAGGTTCGCGCTATGGTCATGGGGCCGTACCCTAAAACGATCGCAGACAGGGCACGACCATTAATGGATCTTCTCTCCAGCATCCATTCGAAAGTCCGCCCAAGGTCAATGAGGATTCCGCTTGTCTCGGATGCGGGCCTGCGCAGCCTGAAGATACCAGTGCTCATCGTCATTGGGGGACGAGATGCTCTCATCAATTCCAACGAGACTAGGCGCCGGGTGGAGAGCATTATGCCGGATGCCCAGCTCCACTATCTGGAGCAGGCTTTTCATTACCTCCCCAATCAGCGAGAAACCATCTTCAATTTTCTTCGGGACAAGCAAGTCGGACGCATTCCATGA
- a CDS encoding DUF4180 domain-containing protein — protein MSDVITILGNTRVLSCDPNGTHISTEADINGVIGTAFDERADLVALPAARLSQNFFDLQTGFAGLLVQKFVNYQLRLAVLGDISSACTRSRALKDFVYESNHGSSCWFLDDLEDLGRKLV, from the coding sequence ATGAGCGACGTCATTACAATCTTGGGCAATACACGCGTACTGTCTTGCGACCCGAACGGCACCCACATTTCTACAGAGGCTGATATCAACGGCGTCATCGGAACCGCTTTTGACGAAAGGGCCGACCTGGTTGCATTGCCGGCAGCGCGACTAAGCCAGAATTTCTTCGATCTCCAAACGGGATTTGCGGGGCTGCTCGTTCAGAAATTCGTCAATTACCAACTTCGCCTGGCAGTCCTCGGTGACATTTCAAGTGCATGCACGCGAAGCAGGGCTCTGAAGGACTTCGTGTACGAATCAAATCACGGATCGTCGTGCTGGTTCTTGGACGATTTGGAGGACCTGGGCAGGAAGTTGGTCTGA
- a CDS encoding ADP-ribosylglycohydrolase family protein — MTSLLERYQGCLVGLACGDAVGTTVEFSPRGAFAPVTDMVGGGVFDLKPGEWTDDTSMALCLAQSFLCQRRHDPADQLRRYINWRDHGYMSSNGECFDIGSTVSTALHFHEKYGNLVAETSDPMMAGNGSIMRLAPAVLWSFPDVGDAVDVAAATSLTTHAAPEAVDACRVLAVVLVNALRGMAPAELLEGASSVAREPRLRALAVRRIMDLDVSAVRGSGYSVESLEAALWCVMTTDNLPDAVLAAANLGDDADTTAAIAGQIAGAVYGVNGIPKGWRDTLAYGPMIFDIATRLHAERPLRQRGELDSDGAFYGDRP; from the coding sequence ATGACTTCCTTACTTGAACGTTACCAAGGCTGCCTTGTCGGGCTTGCCTGTGGTGACGCTGTGGGTACCACCGTGGAGTTCTCCCCGCGAGGGGCATTCGCGCCGGTGACCGACATGGTCGGTGGCGGGGTTTTCGATCTGAAACCCGGTGAGTGGACCGACGACACCTCCATGGCGCTGTGCCTCGCGCAGAGCTTTCTCTGCCAGCGGCGGCATGACCCTGCCGACCAGTTGCGGCGCTACATCAATTGGCGCGATCACGGCTACATGAGTTCGAACGGCGAATGTTTCGATATCGGATCGACGGTGTCCACCGCGCTGCATTTTCACGAAAAATACGGCAATCTCGTTGCCGAGACATCGGACCCCATGATGGCTGGCAATGGCTCCATCATGCGGCTTGCCCCCGCCGTTCTGTGGAGTTTTCCCGACGTTGGTGATGCGGTGGACGTTGCCGCCGCCACCTCCCTGACGACGCATGCGGCGCCAGAGGCGGTGGATGCCTGTCGCGTGCTTGCGGTGGTGCTGGTCAATGCCTTGCGAGGCATGGCCCCAGCTGAGTTGCTCGAAGGCGCCTCCTCGGTCGCCCGGGAGCCCAGGCTCCGGGCATTGGCGGTACGGCGCATCATGGATCTCGACGTCTCAGCCGTCCGGGGTAGCGGCTATTCGGTCGAATCACTGGAAGCCGCGCTTTGGTGCGTGATGACCACGGACAATCTTCCGGACGCTGTACTCGCGGCCGCAAACCTTGGCGATGACGCGGATACGACGGCGGCTATCGCAGGACAGATCGCGGGTGCCGTCTATGGCGTCAATGGCATCCCGAAGGGTTGGCGGGACACCCTGGCCTACGGACCGATGATTTTCGATATTGCCACGCGCCTACATGCCGAACGGCCGCTCAGGCAGCGTGGCGAGTTGGACAGCGACGGGGCCTTCTATGGCGATAGGCCCTGA
- a CDS encoding RHS repeat-associated core domain-containing protein: MNLVRYGVAMLFALLLSFAAHALPGDGPASSSSTRPPAVAVPSTTPYAVKRFNVAAVASDGSGIYWDAPYYHHGYADNGPFASIGEAMDHWWADWQRVWPGYDCGYDPEYYDPYETGGQVAGMLLQSPCGGGNGIFATEYSFDAGQNNGEGAGCDGGEGSDGGGGNSSSGGGDSPSCESGKGVPDTGTPSAGDPINTATGNKYIQEDDYTASDWLRFRRFYNSHPSAPDSSMGAHWSHSFNRGLTVTTSTAGVVVATASRPSGLAEVFHRNATTAWTTTPNNPDILTESVDAQGATAGYSLWVAALRHTETYSPDGHLLTIQDPTGQTATLTYSDTLTDPSIAPKPGLLLTVTAPGGRALSFTYDANAHIHQLTLPDGGTFVYGYDTTGNLTSVQYPDGKTRQYVYNESTLTGGNNLPSAMTGLVDENGVRYEDTAFDGTGRATSTQFAGGTGRVAVAYNADGSSDVTYPLGGVSHQGYATVQGLFRVATIDKPCGECGQPYASRTYDANSRPASYTDFNGNVRAMTYDANGLPTQEIDAQGSADQRTIDTTWNTSLRVPLLRTVKDASGSIVQKEGWAYNSRGQTTAQCLIDPVKAPSYSCAATGTVPAGVRRTNLAYCESVSTTCPLLGLLLKVDGPRTDVGDTLTYAWYQQLDESGCATLGGACHRPGDLKTVTDGAGLVTTFVSYDKAGRPTRIKAPNGVLTDYTYTPRGWLATTTVRAQASGAPSSSDAVTTVTYNPDGTVHQVTDPDKVTTTYTYDAAHRLTDVTDGQGRRYHYTLDAAGNRTKEQVITAAGTVVRSTSQSFNTLGQLTAITDGLNRTVFSATYADSYDADGNLVHSQDGLGIQRKQVFDGLNRLVSTLHNYQGTDTATKDAQSVTSFDALDRVTGFSDPDGLNTTYDIDSLGNVTGLHSPDTGTTSRAFDAAGNLTTSTDATNNSSTSTYDVNNRILSTSYADTTLNVQYKYDEADSVTGCSGSFGKGRLTRIVEGNGGIVFCYDARGNVARKQQTVGTTTTTTAYTWTRGNRLNSVTTPNGTLIAYTRDSIGNITAVTATPQGGTATTVVSNVVYRSFGPVASYKLGDGQTVTITHDVSGALTDIVGTALSLHVKRDVLGNITAIGNAAGVPTASETYSYDPLYRLSSVKNPAGTAIEAYTYNKTGDRLSKTGPGILTGAYSYATGTHHLIGVGATTRQVDARGNTTSSVLASGAYTFGYNQRNRLTSVQKDGATVGTYVLNALGQRVQKTVGSAVTRFDYNETNQLLAESMGTASRDYVWLDDLPVGIVDHAGTTTSVAFIHADGLDTPRAVTSAAGSTLWQWPYASNPFGEMPPTSATGYVLNLRLPGQYFDAESGLNYNVNRDYEPATGRYIQSDPMGLSAGISTYLYTSGRPLNNRDTLGLDDSASMYNPDFWNPGSPLAGRSCDDGYWDRYRDRYIDWTADHVIDVGPYAAAMAGGLWPKSLAPATGGRPALLGSKNPLTSVPRGFGVPGANAPAVRAGAALIGVATVGIGFYNATIILEGFIYAIPEN; the protein is encoded by the coding sequence ATGAACCTCGTCCGATACGGCGTTGCGATGCTCTTCGCTTTGCTGCTCTCATTCGCTGCCCACGCCCTTCCTGGCGACGGCCCGGCGTCCTCAAGCAGTACGCGTCCCCCAGCAGTCGCGGTGCCGTCGACAACGCCGTACGCCGTCAAACGATTTAACGTTGCTGCCGTTGCCTCCGACGGATCGGGAATCTACTGGGATGCTCCTTATTACCACCATGGCTATGCCGACAACGGCCCTTTCGCTTCCATAGGCGAAGCCATGGACCACTGGTGGGCCGATTGGCAACGGGTCTGGCCTGGCTACGATTGTGGCTATGACCCCGAGTATTACGACCCTTACGAGACAGGCGGCCAGGTCGCCGGCATGCTGCTCCAGTCGCCTTGCGGCGGCGGCAACGGCATCTTCGCCACCGAGTACAGCTTCGACGCGGGCCAGAACAACGGCGAGGGAGCGGGTTGCGACGGCGGCGAAGGCAGCGACGGCGGCGGTGGCAACAGCAGCTCCGGTGGCGGCGATAGCCCGAGTTGCGAGTCGGGCAAGGGTGTGCCGGATACGGGAACGCCTTCGGCTGGCGACCCCATCAACACGGCCACTGGCAATAAGTACATACAGGAAGACGACTACACGGCCAGCGACTGGCTCCGGTTCCGACGGTTCTACAACAGCCATCCGTCCGCGCCCGACAGTTCGATGGGCGCCCATTGGAGTCATTCGTTCAACCGTGGTCTGACGGTCACCACCAGTACCGCGGGAGTCGTCGTAGCGACTGCTTCACGGCCGAGCGGCTTGGCGGAAGTTTTCCATAGAAACGCAACGACCGCCTGGACCACCACCCCGAATAATCCCGACATCCTCACCGAGTCGGTCGATGCCCAAGGGGCGACGGCCGGCTACTCGCTATGGGTCGCCGCCCTCCGCCATACCGAAACCTACAGCCCCGACGGTCATCTGCTGACCATCCAGGACCCGACCGGCCAGACGGCCACGCTCACCTACAGTGACACGCTGACCGATCCGTCCATCGCTCCGAAGCCTGGCCTGCTGCTCACCGTCACTGCTCCCGGAGGCCGCGCGCTGTCGTTTACCTACGATGCCAATGCGCATATCCACCAACTCACCCTTCCCGACGGCGGCACGTTCGTCTACGGATACGACACCACCGGCAACCTGACGTCGGTTCAGTATCCCGACGGCAAAACGCGCCAGTACGTCTACAACGAATCGACCCTCACGGGCGGCAACAACCTGCCGTCGGCCATGACCGGCCTCGTCGACGAGAACGGCGTGCGTTACGAGGACACGGCCTTCGACGGCACCGGCCGGGCCACCTCGACCCAATTCGCCGGCGGTACCGGGCGGGTGGCTGTCGCCTACAACGCCGATGGATCGTCCGACGTGACTTATCCCCTCGGCGGGGTCTCCCACCAAGGCTATGCCACGGTCCAGGGCCTGTTCCGGGTAGCCACCATCGACAAGCCCTGTGGCGAATGCGGCCAGCCGTATGCTTCCCGCACCTACGACGCCAACTCACGCCCGGCGAGCTACACCGACTTCAACGGCAACGTCCGGGCGATGACCTACGACGCCAACGGCCTGCCGACGCAGGAAATCGACGCCCAGGGTTCCGCCGACCAACGCACCATCGATACCACCTGGAACACGTCGTTGCGCGTGCCGCTGCTTCGCACGGTCAAGGACGCTTCGGGCAGCATCGTGCAGAAGGAAGGTTGGGCGTACAACAGCCGGGGCCAGACCACGGCCCAATGCCTCATCGACCCGGTCAAGGCCCCCTCCTACAGCTGTGCCGCCACCGGCACCGTGCCCGCTGGGGTTCGTCGCACCAACCTCGCCTATTGCGAGAGCGTGTCGACCACCTGCCCGCTCCTCGGTCTGCTGCTCAAGGTCGACGGACCGCGCACGGATGTGGGCGACACCCTGACTTACGCCTGGTACCAGCAACTCGACGAGTCGGGCTGCGCCACGTTGGGCGGCGCGTGCCACCGTCCGGGAGACCTGAAGACCGTCACGGACGGTGCGGGTCTGGTCACCACCTTCGTGAGCTACGACAAGGCCGGACGGCCGACGCGTATCAAGGCTCCCAACGGCGTGCTCACCGACTACACGTACACTCCCCGCGGCTGGCTGGCGACGACCACGGTCCGCGCACAGGCGTCCGGGGCGCCGTCGAGCAGCGACGCGGTGACCACCGTCACCTACAACCCGGACGGCACCGTTCACCAGGTGACCGATCCCGATAAGGTCACCACGACCTACACCTACGACGCCGCCCACCGCCTGACCGATGTGACGGATGGCCAGGGACGGCGTTACCACTACACCCTCGATGCCGCCGGCAACCGCACGAAGGAACAGGTCATCACGGCCGCCGGTACCGTGGTTCGCAGCACCTCGCAAAGCTTCAACACCCTGGGCCAGCTCACGGCCATCACCGACGGGCTGAATCGCACGGTGTTCTCGGCGACGTATGCCGACAGCTACGACGCCGACGGCAACCTCGTCCACAGCCAGGACGGCCTCGGCATCCAGCGCAAGCAGGTGTTCGATGGGCTCAACCGGCTGGTCAGCACGCTCCACAACTATCAGGGCACGGACACGGCCACGAAGGACGCCCAGTCGGTCACCTCCTTCGATGCACTCGACCGAGTCACGGGTTTCAGCGATCCGGACGGATTGAACACCACCTACGACATCGATTCCCTCGGCAACGTCACCGGCCTGCACAGCCCGGACACCGGCACGACGTCCCGCGCGTTCGATGCCGCCGGAAACCTGACCACGTCAACGGATGCCACCAACAACAGCAGCACGTCGACGTATGACGTGAACAACCGCATCCTCTCCACGAGTTACGCCGACACCACGCTCAACGTGCAGTACAAGTACGACGAAGCGGACTCGGTCACTGGATGCAGCGGCAGCTTCGGCAAGGGCCGCCTGACCCGCATCGTCGAAGGCAACGGCGGCATCGTGTTCTGTTACGACGCACGCGGCAACGTGGCCAGGAAGCAGCAGACCGTCGGCACCACGACCACGACGACCGCCTACACCTGGACGCGCGGTAATCGCCTCAACTCGGTGACCACGCCGAACGGCACGCTCATCGCCTACACCCGCGACAGCATCGGCAACATCACGGCCGTCACCGCCACGCCGCAGGGTGGCACGGCAACCACCGTCGTCAGCAACGTCGTCTACCGTTCGTTCGGCCCCGTGGCTTCGTACAAGCTCGGCGACGGCCAGACGGTGACCATTACGCACGACGTCTCCGGTGCGCTGACCGACATCGTGGGCACGGCACTTTCCCTCCATGTGAAACGGGACGTGCTCGGCAACATCACGGCCATCGGCAATGCCGCAGGGGTGCCGACGGCGAGCGAGACCTACAGCTACGACCCGCTCTACCGCTTGAGCAGCGTAAAGAACCCAGCCGGGACCGCCATCGAGGCCTATACCTATAACAAGACCGGCGACCGACTGAGCAAGACAGGGCCCGGCATCCTCACTGGCGCTTATAGCTATGCCACCGGCACGCATCATCTCATCGGCGTCGGCGCGACGACGCGCCAAGTGGACGCACGCGGGAACACCACGTCCAGCGTACTGGCCTCCGGGGCTTATACGTTCGGCTACAACCAGCGGAACCGCCTGACCTCGGTACAGAAGGACGGCGCTACCGTGGGTACCTATGTGCTCAACGCGCTGGGCCAACGCGTGCAGAAAACGGTGGGGAGTGCCGTTACGCGTTTTGACTACAACGAAACGAACCAGCTGCTGGCAGAGTCGATGGGAACAGCCTCACGTGACTATGTATGGCTGGACGACCTTCCGGTCGGGATCGTCGACCACGCCGGCACCACCACTTCGGTGGCTTTCATCCATGCCGATGGTCTCGATACCCCCCGCGCGGTAACGAGTGCGGCGGGCTCGACACTCTGGCAGTGGCCCTACGCCAGCAATCCGTTCGGCGAAATGCCACCAACGTCTGCGACGGGATACGTCCTCAACCTGCGCCTCCCCGGACAATACTTCGATGCGGAGAGCGGATTGAATTACAACGTTAACCGCGATTATGAACCGGCGACGGGCCGATATATTCAAAGCGACCCCATGGGCCTCTCTGCTGGCATTTCGACTTACCTGTACACAAGTGGGCGTCCGCTGAATAACAGAGACACGCTTGGGCTAGATGACTCCGCCAGCATGTACAACCCCGACTTCTGGAATCCTGGCTCGCCCTTGGCAGGTCGCTCATGCGACGACGGATACTGGGATCGTTACCGCGACCGGTACATTGACTGGACTGCCGATCACGTGATTGATGTGGGGCCCTACGCGGCCGCTATGGCTGGAGGGCTCTGGCCTAAATCCCTTGCTCCTGCGACAGGGGGACGGCCCGCACTTCTCGGATCAAAAAATCCGCTGACCAGCGTGCCGCGTGGTTTTGGCGTACCAGGTGCAAATGCTCCAGCCGTAAGGGCCGGTGCCGCATTAATCGGCGTTGCTACCGTAGGAATAGGCTTCTACAATGCGACAATCATTCTGGAAGGCTTCATCTACGCGATTCCTGAGAATTAG